In the Hylaeus volcanicus isolate JK05 chromosome 1, UHH_iyHylVolc1.0_haploid, whole genome shotgun sequence genome, one interval contains:
- the LOC128883118 gene encoding acyl-CoA desaturase 1-like isoform X2, with product MNYKHTYLWMRVVVHATLQIGWLIGIYTAFFHAKALTIAWGVFVGFLAIQGIGLGAHRGSTHKSFKATPPLRVALIIFQTMSGQNSMFTWTRDHLLHHKYSDTDADPHNSNRGFFFSHMGWLMMKKHPLVLKKQREIDVSHLRADKLVMFQYRYFLPLYFLVGVLFPVAVPMYFWNETFWCSFFVPYVLQYVTNLHITWSINSFAHLWGSKPYDK from the exons ATGAATTACAAGCATACGTATTTGTGGATGCGCGTAGTTGTGCACGCTACTCTTCAAATAGGATGGCTGATCGGTATTTACACTGCATTTTTCCACGCTAAAGCGCTCACCATCGCATGGG GAGTCTTCGTTGGTTTCCTGGCTATCCAAGGGATAGGACTTGGCGCGCATCGTGGGTCGACCCACAAGAGCTTCAAAGCGACGCCTCCTCTCAGAGTCGCTCTCATCATCTTCCAAACCATGTCTGGCCAG AACAGCATGTTCACGTGGACAAGGGACCATCTTCTTCACCACAAATACAGCGACACCGACGCGGATCCCCACAATTCCAACAGAGGATTCTTCTTCAGCCACATGGGGTGGTTGATGATGAAGAAACACCCGTTGGTGTTGAAGAAACAACGCGAGATCGACGTTTCCCACTTGCGCGCTGACAAACTCGTCATGTTCCAGTACAG GTATTTCCTGCCGCTCTATTTCCTCGTGGGCGTGTTGTTCCCAGTCGCAGTGCCAATGTACTTCTGGAACGAGACCTTCTGGTGTTCCTTCTTCGTGCCGTACGTCCTCCAATACGTCACCAACCTCCACATCACCTGGTCGATCAACTCCTTCGCGCATCTTTGGGGCTCCAAGCCGTATGACAAGTAA
- the LOC128877024 gene encoding TBC1 domain family member 13 has translation MSILKKRLNEFDDVLNAEEIDLVSLKRLCFHGIPDEGGLRPLCWKLLLNYLPPTRASWSEILTRKRILYKTFIKDLIVMPGEMNMDGERVDVTLDDHPLNLNPDSKWQTYFKDNEVLLQIDKDVRRLCPDISFFQQGTDYPCMDIVNASGQKRLHHRVQHTVLRSANVERKGLGITKIAVSVKKAVEDYAPLAEGGEAHWEVLERILFLYAKLNPGQGYVQGMNEIVGPIYHTFACDPDQTWREHAEADTFFCFTNLMSEIRDFFIKSLDEAEFGINSMMSKLTTQVKTNDPEVWMRLHQQELCPQYYSFRWLTLLLSQEFPLPDVMRIWDSLFADENRFSFLIHICCAMILLLRDQLFAGDFATNVKLLQNFPSMDIQIVLSKAAALAGKTLNSP, from the exons ATgagtattttgaaaaaaag ATTAAACGAGTTTGATGACGTCCTGAACGCTGAAGAAATAGATCTTGTTAGTCTGAAACGATTATGCTTCCATG GAATACCAGATGAAGGAGGGCTCAGACCATTATGCTGGAAActattgttaaattatttacctcCTACAAGAGCTAGTTGGTCTGAAATACTTACACGCAAGAGAATACTctataaaacatttatca AGGATCTAATTGTTATGCCAGGTGAAATGAACATGGATGGTGAAAGAGTAGATGTCACTCTCGATGATCATCCATTAAATTTAAACCCTGATAGCAAGTGGCAAACTTATTTCAAAGACAACGAAGTTCTTCTACAGATAGACAAAGATGTTAGGAGGCTCTGTCCGGATATATCTTTCTTTCAACAAGGTACAGATTATCCCTGTATGGATATTGTGAATGCCAGTGGTCAGAAACGTTTACATCACAGAGTGCAGCACACAGTTTTAAGAAGTGCAAATGTGGAAAGGAAAGGACTTGGCATCACtaag ATAGCAGTTTCTGTTAAGAAAGCTGTAGAAGATTATGCACCTCTTGCAGAAGGTGGAGAGGCACATTGGGAAGTCTTGGAAAGAATACTTTTCCTGTATGCTAAACTCAATCCAGGCCAGGGCTATGTGCAAGGCATGAACGAAATTGTTGGACCCATTTATCACACGTTTGCTTGCGATCCTGATCAAACCTGGAGag AACACGCAGAGGCGGACACCTTCTTTTGCTTTACCAATTTGATGAGCGaaattcgtgatttttttataaaatcactGGATGAAGCCGAATTTGGAATAAATTCGATGATGAGCAAACTTACAACCCAAGTGAAGACTAATGATCCAGAAGTGTGGATGCGTTTACATCAACAAGAATTATGCCCGCAATATTACAGTTTTAG aTGGTTAACGCTTCTCCTGTCTCAAGAATTTCCACTACCAGACGTTATGAGAATTTGGGATTCTTTATTTGCTGATGAGAACAGATTCAGCTTTTTGATACACATTTGCTGTGCCATGATTTT ATTACTAAGGGACCAACTGTTTGCTGGTGATTTTGCTACAAACGTGAAACTTTTACaa AATTTTCCCTCGATGGACATTCAGATAGTACTTTCTAAAGCGGCAGCATTGGCaggaaaaactttaaattcgCCATAA
- the LOC128883118 gene encoding acyl-CoA Delta-9 desaturase-like isoform X1 yields the protein MSGQNSMFTWTRDHLLHHKYSDTDADPHNSNRGFFFSHMGWLMMKKHPLVLKKQREIDVSHLRADKLVMFQYRYFLPLYFLVGVLFPVAVPMYFWNETFWCSFFVPYVLQYVTNLHITWSINSFAHLWGSKPYDKRIKPSESWVASFLTLGDGWHNFHHAFPWDYRMAEKFSISTKNLELLAYLGLAYDLKMASPAVVQGHIMRHGKKTDEQMLVKEVIKSKRERKDANDAARAM from the exons ATGTCTGGCCAG AACAGCATGTTCACGTGGACAAGGGACCATCTTCTTCACCACAAATACAGCGACACCGACGCGGATCCCCACAATTCCAACAGAGGATTCTTCTTCAGCCACATGGGGTGGTTGATGATGAAGAAACACCCGTTGGTGTTGAAGAAACAACGCGAGATCGACGTTTCCCACTTGCGCGCTGACAAACTCGTCATGTTCCAGTACAG GTATTTCCTGCCGCTCTATTTCCTCGTGGGCGTGTTGTTCCCAGTCGCAGTGCCAATGTACTTCTGGAACGAGACCTTCTGGTGTTCCTTCTTCGTGCCGTACGTCCTCCAATACGTCACCAACCTCCACATCACCTGGTCGATCAACTCCTTCGCGCATCTTTGGGGCTCCAAGCCGTATGACAA GCGAATCAAACCGTCAGAGTCGTGGGTAGCCTCGTTTTTGACGTTGGGCGACGGCTGGCACAATTTCCATCACGCCTTTCCGTGGGACTATCGAATGGCTGAGAAGTTCAGTATTTCCACCAAGAATCTCGAACTCCTCGCGTATCTCGGATTGGCCTACGATCTGAAGATGGCATCGCCAGCCGTCGTTCAGGGGCACATAATGAGGCATGGGAAGAAAACCGACGAGCAGATGCTTGTCAAGGAAGTCATCAAGTCCAAACGCGAGCGAAAGGACGCCAACGACGCTGCGCGCGCCATGTAA
- the LOC128883091 gene encoding helix-loop-helix protein 11 isoform X3: protein MEQEKRMRREIANSNERRRMQSINAGFQSLRTLLPHHEGEKLSKAAILQQTAEYIYQLEQEKTQLLSQNCQLKRLVNQHEGGDVPIKKRKPDNQAGVVVSLPMHVSESGDEGLGSMSPEPLSVITVTTEGHSVVNSEVVELRRQLERERHTRLHLEKQMRAIQSQLYPERFRDNQLITYQPHEVIEHTDNVIAQETEEAVAALQVVSVVSLPPVGSTQTVETSSPEPSSPPLSPQPTDMVAVDIKEEEMCPGSPKIVAFSQNPTFATIEEPTTADSFSSSSRVTYASSTGDFKNSSPQYITASPSRPFSPVAEPQRLPSVLEAAIKAEPKVEVERLPSPSNTLDDGTPQGRLYLANTSRQNLETIVEAIRHLEGDHLFSDEPAQDVPLALTNKQTGNPAVKSSTSTTSPTTAKQRLLQAELFQFHRQQQTQQRPGVIVVKHS from the exons GCCGCGATACTTCAGCAGACGGCGGAGTACATATACCAGCTGGAGCAGGAGAAGACCCAGCTGTTGTCACAGAACTGTCAGTTGAAGAGATTGGTGAACCAGCACGAGGGTGGCGATGTTCCCATCAAGAAACGCAAGCCAGACAACCAAG CAGGTGTTGTCGTTAGTCTACCAATGCACGTCAGCGAGAGCGGTGACGAGGGATTGGGGAGCATGTCCCCGGAACCCTTGTCGGTGATAACAGTGACCACAGAGGGACACTCCGTGGTCAACAGCGAGGTGGTGGAGCTCAGACGGCAGTTGGAAAGGGAGCGTCACACGAGGCTACATCTGGAAAAGCAGATGAGAGCTATACAAAGTCAACTGTACCCGGAAAGATTCAGGGACAATCAGCTGATCACTTATCAGCCGCACGAG GTGATCGAGCACACGGACAACGTGATCGCTCAGGAGACGGAGGAAGCGGTCGCAGCGCTTCAGGTAGTGTCCGTGGTGTCCCTGCCACCGGTGGGTTCGACGCAAACAGTGGAAACGTCTAGTCCTGAACCAAGTTCGCCGCCCCTGTCGCCGCAGCCCACCGACATGGTGGCAGTGGACATCAAGGAGGAAGAAATGTGCCCAGGAAGCCCGAAGATCGTCGCGTTCAGCCAGAATCCAACGTTTGCCACCATCGAAGAGCCCACCACTGCTGACTCTTTCTCCTCCTCGAGTCGCGTCACGTACGCCTCGAGTACAGGAGACTTCAAGAACTCGTCGCCACAGTACATCACAGCCAGCCCTAGCAGGCCGTTCTCGCCTGTAGCAGAGCCCCAGCGGTTGCCCAGTGTTCTGGAGGCGGCGATAAAGGCGGAACCTAAGGTCGAAGTCGAGAG GTTGCCATCTCCATCGAACACTCTAGACGACGGCACGCCTCAGGGTAGGTTGTACCTGGCGAATACCTCGCGGCAGAACCTGGAGACCATCGTCGAGGCGATACGTCACCTCGAAGGGGACCATCTGTTCAGCGACGAGCCAGCGCAGGACGTGCCCTTGGCGTTGACTAACAAGCAAACGGGGAACCCAGCGGTGAAGTCCTCGACGTCGACGACCAGCCCTACGACGGCGAAGCAGCGGCTACTGCAGGCCGAGTTGTTCCAGTTCCACAGACAACAGCAGACCCAGCAGCGACCAGGCGTGATCGTGGTGAAGCACTCGTGA